The DNA window TGCGACTGACTTGCTTATCTAGCATCCCGGTCTGCGCTGCTACTCTCTGGGGTTCCCATAGTGCTGCTGACACAGGAAACAGGCTCCGCTCCCCGAGGACCAGCGGGGCTTAATTGAAATTAAACAGCTAACAGCAAGAGTGCTTCACGTTGGAGCGGTTTATGAATACTCATTGATATGAATACATATTGATATTGTTGCTTTGTCATTTGGTTCTTTTTCGGTGCATGTGTTTTTACATTTAGCTGTTAGCtgtataaaaaattaaataagtttTATTGGTTCTTTTATTGTACTGCTTTTTGTGAGTATTGAAATTCAATGCCATTCTTTATAATTTCTCTTTCGCTCACTCACAAAGCGTGTACTGTTAAGATGAAAGCAGAAAAGTTCTGTAGATATATACCATTCGGTATTTACAAGCTCCTTTCACTAAAGCGTAAGTCGATATTACACCTCAGAGGGGCTTTTGGAGTGAGAGATGACCTATGGGTGCAGGAACATGGTATCCTGGACTCACATGGGTGCCCACATATGAGCAGAGAACCCACACCCAACCCTAGGTATGCACATTGCCTCCCCCATTCATACTCAGTGCAAGGGCTCAGCGAAAAACCCATCTGATTTTCCTCCACATTTATATCTTTGTGCCCCATGCCAGACTTCGTTTGGTCACTCCTGTTCAGTATGAAatgattttattacatttacgGCAGGGAGCCTCCTGCCCGGCCACTATATACCATTATAGCCCTCTGTCAGAGCCCCACCCCCATCGCCATACCTGTACCGTGGCCAGTAAGCACCACGCTCATTGCCATATCGGCCCTAGTTTAATAGGCTTCCCAGTAGCTGTACATGAAGACGCCACCTGTCATCATCTCATTAAAATGCTAATTTATTCTAATTAGAGACAGGTAATAAACTGCAATTATGATTGTTTAGCGAAACATGGAGAAAATGGCCGGGAGTTACGGTTGGAAAGATTCCTTCCGCCTCCTCGTTTGTGGTATCTTGGCTTAATAAGGAAGGTTTGTATGCGACTGTCCAATCGCCGGCTTTTCAACATCGTCGCCTTGAGACGGCAGGTATTAGATGCTGCGTGAGCTTCTATTCTGCTGTTTACTATAAGTCTTGCACTTAGGCTTGGGCGACATCCCCATTTGTCAAAGCAAGGCCATTCCGAAGGAGTGGAATTCAAAGAGGCATCAGCTGCCTTTCCATTAGCTTCCGGAGCCTTCCTTCCCTCCATTCCGACCAACCACAAAGAGAGGTTTTCACAGAGGAGTCCAGCCTTATTTAACCTTGAGGAGCTCCAGAAAATCACCTTCTGTGACTATAATTAAGCTTTATGTCCTGTCAGTGTCCTTCACTAGGTCTAAAGGGTCACAATAGGTGTAGTTGTGTAATCCCTGTGCATGTGCATCACACGGTACGCTTGTCATTTCTTTTAAAGGTGATCTCGTTGGAAAAGCGAGTCTGAAGGCTTTGATGGGTGCTGGTTTGAAAGGATGCTGGCTTTTGCATTGTGTCATTAGTAACAAGCCAAGAAAATGCATTCAGCAAATATCTAAGACTGGATTTTGGATACCATCACcagtggctgttttttttattttcaacaaTCATGTAGCTTCGTTTGCCATAATTAAATCCTTGGGTATTCTTAAGCCACATCCATACTTAATTCAATATATTTtgatatagtgcctttcacaacaaagtCACCCAGGTGCTTGAAATGAGTGTGTGGCTATCAATTACTATGTCATGTTTAAAAAATAAGGGGAAAACAGGATAGAGAGAAGAAAGAGCGATGCCAACAGACAACAGAAgacaggaaccaaaaactcctgTGGAGACACAACTAAACCTCTGGGGTTCCAATTAATGTAGCTATGGAGCGAATGTCCGTTTTCTTTTATTTAGAGTTTAAGCTTATATATTCCTCAGAAATGAGCTGTTCATGGATTTTTGATTTTTCACTAAGATGCATGAGTACGGCCGCCATGGCAGACTGTGGTGTTGTGATGTGGTGACGCTTCCCACCCCGTATGGTCGTGTGTGGAGCGCATGTAGCAGTTACACAGAGATGCAGACCCAACATCATCCATTCCCCCCCCCTGCAGGACCACCCACCATCTCCAGCACGCAAACGCAGCAGGCCCTACATGGGGAGAAGGGCCAGATCAAGTGCTTCATCCGCAGCACTCCCCCTCCAGACCGCATCGTGAGTACCCTACCCACTTTCTCACATGAGCGAAAACCTTTACCTTTTATTCGGAAACAGGACAGTTATTGCAGCATCAACAAAGCTTGAGAACACTAGTGGAAAACAGGTGCTGATTCCTCAGGAACTTGACAAATGACCAAACTCCCCTGAGGTCTATGATTCGGTCTGTAATTTGCCATGAAATTATCAGAGCTGGGTAAAACGTAACAATTTTCATCAAGTTTGAATTTCAGAGTTTTTGCTGGTTTTCCATGTTTGCAGCGGTTTTCTGTTTTGGCCAACAAACTTATAAAATGATAATTGTGTTCCAGTGACTGAGACAGttgaaaagcaaacaaacaaacaaatgaacgCATCTGAACATCTTATTCTCCAGCCTTCCTACTCCGAAAGCACAAGTCTGCTTGACAGCtctcatttcctgtttatgacacactttttttttactgccGAATATCTCATTAATATTCCTGATCCTTAGATGGATGACGCACGCTTCACTATCACTTTAatcctctttctcctcctgctaGCCATACTGCAGACGTCAGACAGTTGCTATTCCACCAAGCTCATTAAATTCTTTATATTGTGTGTAATAATTGAGGGCTTTTCTTAATTCCTAATTAAAACCATTTTTAATTTGACATTTGGGAACTGCCTAATTTATGCATTATTTTACTTCTGtttgatgatttttaaatgtatggttgtgcatgtgtgtgtatatatatatatatatatatatatatatatatatatatatatatataattaactTCTATAATCATAATAAAATCATCCCATATTTTACATTTGCAGTAAAAAGTAATTCACAATAATGTGCAGATGAGCAGAAACCCCTGTGTTAGCGTGTTGAGTTTAAGTCAATGTTTGAATAACGCACCATAAGTCGTGTTGAGTGAGGAGCATAGTTAAATGACGAGAACAGAAGGTTCATGAGCAGCGCCAGTGTTGGTGAAGGTGAGTCCTGTGCTAGGCTTGGTCCTGGAAGGAGACGGTCTTGGAGTCTGGCACGTCGGGCCGCTACACGGTGGAGACGGTGAACACGGAGGAGGGTGTGATCTCCACCCTCACCATGAGCAACATCGTGCCCGCCGACTTCCAGACCATCTACAACTGCACAGCCTGGAACAGCTTCGGCTCAGACACGGAGATCATCCGCCTCAAGGAACAAGGTGCGAGCCAAGGTTCGACAGCCCTGCTTCTCCCAAGCGTGTCTGGCCGGCCCATTGGCTCAAGACTTGGGGATGGACTTCTTCTGTGAGGGCTTGGAAGACCGGTATTTCTGCAATGAAcagatttaaattaatttggtttCTGGGTAACTGCACTATTAATATTGTAAATCACTGGCTGGACACCGTAAAGCAtggttaggggggggggggggttggaatgATTCCAGAAGCCCATGAGTAACAAGGGCTTGATCTGGGTTGGGATCCCGATATGATGTGCTTTCATGTCGCTTAAAATCTCTAGCGATACCCCTGATCGCCGTCCAAGTGTAAATCAATCAGACTGAAGCCTTGAATTAAAGCCTTGTTATATGTCCATTACTACACTTTAAGCTGATACTCTGTTATACTCCTATTTTCAACGCATCCTTTTTGAAATACTTTCAGTTCAGTGAGATTGTACAGTAAATAGGTCATAAATCAGAAAGACAGCAGAAAAAagttaattatattattaattaaaatctAATAATTACTATTCAGAGTACATGTCTACCACAAAAATCATAACGCGAATACAGAATGATCTAATTTCGGTAAAATTCCTCTTTAAAAGCTACCTGATTATTCTTCATCAAGATTATGGGCTTTATTCTAGGAACATGCCATGATTTAACCTTTTCTTAGAGACTGTGTGAAACATGCTCAATGCCTTTTCTGTTAGACATGTGACAGCCCTGATATACTTCATCTGTGTGTGAGAACTGGTCTCCCTTCAATTAATTTTCcacaaatgaaaatatatgGCTGAATTACTTCAATAGGGCAGTGATTAATGAAGACATTAAATAGACATTAAGTGTTTGAAGAAATACTTTATGGCATTGCATTCATTTTAAGCAGACAACGTAAATAACATTGGGGTACTCTGCACCAGGCGTAAATTGTCTGTTATGTCAAGCATATCTGATCATTACAGAATATTTATGCACTTGTGTAAATTGCAGGGCTAGGATGGACGTTGTATTTTTTATATGACGTTTGGTTTCTTAGTGCTACCATTCGGGTTGTGGGGAGCTACAGGCGGCTTCAGTGTGaacgtttttttccccctctgtcCGCAGAATCCATTCCGGTGGCTGTCATCATTGGCGTGGCTGTGGGAGCGTTTGTCGCCTTCATCGTCCTTCTGGGCACCATTGGGGCATTCTGCTGTACCCGTTCCCAGCGCAGTAGGTGTCTTCCTTCCACCCTCTTCCAGCGTGCCATTGCTAAACCGCGGCACTGAACTGAGGTCAGATAGACAATAGGCTTTTGGCACACTCGAGTTGCTTTTCATTGATGTAGCCTCTCTCCTTGTCTCAGATAAGCCTACCTGTCCTCTCAGATACTTCCGGTGTCCGTACCGGGCTTCAGGTTAGGAAAGATAGCTGCTGCAGTCGTTTAATGTCTCTGGCGTGCGTGGATCCATACTGGCGTTCAGCATGTTGTTGTTGTACACCACAGAAGACGCTCACCTGGTTATGTCCTCTGTGCCCGTCTCCATCTGTGCTCACCAGAGAGAACATGCCAGCAAAAATAATACAGAAAGTAAGATTTTGTTATATGACAGTCATAAACACATTTGCCAATGAGCCACCGGGACAGTGGAATTGCCTGTGAATGTCCTTTCTCTCGAGAGAAGGCAGAGCCGGGTCTTCTCGCCCCGCACTGATTGGTTAACGGACGCTCGGCGCCCCCTTCCTGGCGAGGGGACCCGGAGCGTCGCTGTACCGAGGCTGCATGGTTGAAGTGTAATACAATGCCGGCGCGTTTGCCCATGGTTTTAATCGACGGCGTCTCTCTGCCAGATCTTAAGGGAGTGGTATCAGCTAAGAACGACATCCGTGTGGAgatcgttcacaaggagcacaACACAGCCCGGGAGAATGAGGAGCACGCCACTATCAAGCAGCTAATGGTGAGCGAGCACCAGCCATGCCTCCGCACCCTGACGATCGCTGCCACCTCCCTGCCACCCCGTTTCAGGCTACCCACCCCTATTCCCAACTGCAAATAACTACCGATAATCGTCCCATCCGTGGGGCTAATAATAACAGCTGTTGCCTCAGGACATGGGTGCGATTGCATCCGCAGGGCCTGATTTGTGGAAGATGGCATGGCCAAGCCTATATTTAGGCAGGGAGCCGTCGCATTTTCCCGGAGGGAAGCGACTCTGGGCCCAGCCGCAGCTGCAGCGTTGGCGCTCTGTCCCAAATCGCTACCGCTGCTACAGCCGTATGACATTTCGGAGGCTGCCCGGTGATGGAATATTTAACCTAAAGCCCTTTGTAATACTTCTGCTGAGTCTGAGTTCACGTTTTAGTATCAAAGATTAGACATATAAGACTTTATGaggaaaacatacatttttatcATCCACATCCTCCTAAAGCAGGTCACAAATAAAAAGCAGTCACCTCTAGCGGCGTCCTATTTTCCAGGGCGTCGGGAAGCATTTCCCGTTTATCTgcaaaaagctgaaattacaCTGACACAAAGTGAAACAACAACAGCTGAGGCCCCGTAACCCAGCAACGCTGCCATCTTACCCCCGGCACAGATCGAACGCGGAGAGTTCCAGCAGGAGTCGGTGCTGAAACAGCTGGAGGTGCTaccagaggaggagaaggagtaCCAGCACATCAAGGTGGGTAGCAGGGAGTGCGGGGGCCGCGGGGTGAGAGGGGTCGCTTGCTCATAACCCGCCTGTACGTCGCAATTATGCAGGTTTGGGCCTGCAGGGCTCCTAACTCACATTGTGTCAATCTTCCTGTTTCTCTGTTTATATCTTGGATATGCAGTTATACAATAACTGAATATGaattatgtgtctgtgtgtgtgtctgtgtgtgtgtgtatatatatatatatatatatatatatagagagagagagagagagagagcatggtTGTCTGTCAACAGGTCAGAAGGGAAATGCATTTTTGTACATATTTTCTCATTTTCTGATTGCATAACAATAATGACATGGTCAAAACAGGATGTGCTGTATTCCACATCCAGTATGCAAACAGACTCGCCTTAAATCTCAGAAACAACAATAAACCCAATCTCATGTTTTTTCataggaatttttttttttattatgtctaACAAGACCAATTCAGGTGACGATTAAAGCCGATTCTCACCCGGTAGAAAACCGTATCGTTTATGGTAACAATCCTTAGTCACGTTTCAATAATGCAGCGTTACTGTTGCTCATTTGTAATGAAGATTTGCCATGTCTGCAATTAAATATAAGGTTTTAATTTTCTGAGTCAATCTATTCAACCAAAACCAATAATTTCACTTTCACTGACAtaattgctttttttccccatactCATGCTGATCAATTGCAATGGAAAAACCACTTAAACCAAATGAAAAGACGATGAATCTCTGATAATATTACTGTAGCCATCTCTGCATAAAGGGAAGAGGAAGAATCACAGCTAGAGGAGAGACAAGGTCAGGTGACTGGAATGCAAAAAGTTGGTGGCTTTGTTTGCAATAGCATAACCTAAATAAAACACTAAGAGCCAACAGAACCAAAATAGTAAAAAACTGTGGCATTTTGGGGAACagtatcccatccagagtgtccccttgtGATTCCTAGAATTGGCTACAGAACCCTCTTCGACCTGAATACTGAATATATCAGACATGGATGCATGGactggatggatagatgttaTTTAAGGAATTCATTAATATGACATTTAGCGGATGTTTGTAATTTAGGATAGATTTTTCTAACTAGAGCACATTGTTTGGAAGAAGCAAGTGGTATCGTATTTTTAATGGCAAAAATAGAGCTGTAGCAGAGCTGAAAAGCATGCGAACCATGTTGCACTTTTAGTCTGCATCTATATTCACGCAGCTTAATTTTTATACAGGATAACAGACATTGGAGATGTTTTCCTGCAAGCTAGAAATAAACAGTGGTGAAACAACTAAAAGGGAAAAAAGCTCTTCTGGATAATTAGATACATAGTGTCTTCGTAATTAGTGCTAGTATTTTAATTCAAAAGTGGTGCGGTTTGGTGGTCGCATCGAGAAAGAGGCAGATTTGCAGGTTTTGAGTTACTGGGGGTGTAAAAAGGGAAATGAAAGGGGGAGGGGTTCTTTATTTAAAGTCCCATTGTTTCATATTCAGGTCAGACGTTGACATCACTCAGAGTTTGCAGAGCTGCATTCCCAtctattttaagattaaaaacCTCCACACTGTGAGAGACATATTCTAGGATGAGTGAGAGACCACTGCAAAGGCACAATATTGGGTCTACTTAACTGCAAGACCACAAATCCCCAGGTATAtccatttattatttaaaagagTGGAAAAAATGACAATACTGTTGAAATCCATTACTCACTGtgaacagcacagcacagcataGTGCCTGgatgattttattattattattattataattattattattattattattattattattcaggcACAgagaaaaagatttttttttattcttgatGCATCAATGCCTCAGTAATCAGAATGGTATTTTCCTGTGAACTGAGGGAGAGAGTGTCTGACGGACTGGAGATGCTTCCTCTAAAGTCTGACACCAAGCGAAACAGGTCAACCAGCAGTAATGAGAAGgagaaattaattaatttatttgcgGATTAATTTGTGACGGAGCTGGACGCGAAGTGTCCAGCTAACTTCTCAGGGAACGCGCGGACTACGCAGCCGCTGCCACATAGCAAATCGTTAAGGTAATTAATTAGCTGGTGGCCGTCCCGCATGCAGCCTCGCTGGTGCCTCGCACCTCGGCACCACGTCTGGtccactttttttttgtgtggtgCTTGTTGCATCTTGCTGCTTGAGTCGCTTTCCATTTCAGGTGTTAATTAATGCCAGTTTGACCCCAAGGTGGCCCCTCAGTTTTGTAGAGAATAAATGCATAGGAAATAAggaattgtgtttttctttttctgcgGCTATATTTCTCAGATTTTCTGCTCTGTAGACTTGTCGAGCTTTGCCTGGGAATCTAATTTTATATGCAGCGAAGGCTCGCTGAATATCAGCTCTTCTTTATTTGCTCTTATTTAGCAGTAAATTGCAAAACTTTCTTCTAAAGTCCTGCATATTTTAACGAGACAACTTTTATCCTTCATCCCTTGTTACCTGTTGTGTTTCGTGCTTCAGAAACTATGAAATTGACTCGGGTTAACTCTGCAGTAGCTATCCTAAAACCCTCAAATTCACAGACTCTCTTCTTCCTCCCCGGATAGGACCCGACGAATGGCTACTACAGCGTAAACACCTTCAAGGAGCACCACTCTACCCCCACCATAACCCTGGCAGGGAACCAGACCACTGAGATGCGGAACGTCAACAGTGCCACCACGGGAAAGCAGAGGGTACCCACTGGAATGTCCTTCACTAACATCTACTCCACATTGGGTGCCGGCCCCAACCGTCTCTATGATTACAGCCAACGGTTCGTGCTGGGTGTGGGAAGCAGCTCCATCGAGCTGTGCGAGCGGGAATTTCAGAGGGGCTCACTCAGCGACTCCAGTTCCTTTCTGGACACGCAGTGTGACAGCGGCATCAGCAGTTACTGCAAGCAGGACAGCTACGTGCAGTTTGACAAGGATAGCAAGACCTCAGCCTCCTCATCCTCACACTACTCGCAGTCCTCCTCCCAGAACTCCGATCTCACGCGGCCACTGCAGAAACGCATGCAGACCCACGTGTagcccccacctccaccccaggacagcagggggcgccagaggGCCATAAGACCAGGAAGAAATTCCTGTAGGCTGGACAGTGGGACCCATACCCAAGCACAGTTC is part of the Paramormyrops kingsleyae isolate MSU_618 chromosome 17, PKINGS_0.4, whole genome shotgun sequence genome and encodes:
- the LOC111849938 gene encoding kin of IRRE-like protein 3 isoform X5 — its product is MAPWLFLFFCFVGHGGLAMFSQQPQDLVVVAGQPVTLPCSIPGYHGVVLWIKDGLALGVGRDLSGYPRYSVIGDHGSGEHHLRIQRVELMDDAVFECQAIQAAMRSRPARLTVLVPPEDPVISGGPVVSLRAGDPLNLTCHADNAKPAASIIWIRNGEVLNGAMYSKTLRDGRRESTISTLYISAANIESGQQIICRASNKAVPNGKETSVTIDIQHLPLVNLTVEPQPILEGNIVKFHCAAKANPPVMQYRWAKGGSVIKEVTGDIYEVIVDHTFFTEPVSCEVTNPLGITNVSRCVDVYFGPRLAAEPQSLQVDQGSDAVFNCAWTGNPSLTIVWMKRGSGVVLSNENILTLKAVRQEDAGKYVCRAVVPRVGAGEKEVSLTVNGPPTISSTQTQQALHGEKGQIKCFIRSTPPPDRIAWSWKETVLESGTSGRYTVETVNTEEGVISTLTMSNIVPADFQTIYNCTAWNSFGSDTEIIRLKEQGASQESIPVAVIIGVAVGAFVAFIVLLGTIGAFCCTRSQRKDAHLVMSSVPVSICAHQREHASKNNTENLKGVVSAKNDIRVEIVHKEHNTARENEEHATIKQLMIERGEFQQESVLKQLEVLPEEEKEYQHIKDPTNGYYSVNTFKEHHSTPTITLAGNQTTEMRNVNSATTGKQRVPTGMSFTNIYSTLGAGPNRLYDYSQRFVLGVGSSSIELCEREFQRGSLSDSSSFLDTQCDSGISSYCKQDSYVQFDKDSKTSASSSSHYSQSSSQNSDLTRPLQKRMQTHV
- the LOC111849938 gene encoding kin of IRRE-like protein 3 isoform X2, with protein sequence MAPWLFLFFCFVGHGGLAMFSQQPQDLVVVAGQPVTLPCSIPGYHGVVLWIKDGLALGVGRDLSGYPRYSVIGDHGSGEHHLRIQRVELMDDAVFECQAIQAAMRSRPARLTVLVPPEDPVISGGPVVSLRAGDPLNLTCHADNAKPAASIIWIRNGEVLNGAMYSKTLRDGRRESTISTLYISAANIESGQQIICRASNKAVPNGKETSVTIDIQHLPLVNLTVEPQPILEGNIVKFHCAAKANPPVMQYRWAKGGSVIKEVTGDIYEVIVDHTFFTEPVSCEVTNPLGITNVSRCVDVYFGPRLAAEPQSLQVDQGSDAVFNCAWTGNPSLTIVWMKRGSGVVLSNENILTLKAVRQEDAGKYVCRAVVPRVGAGEKEVSLTVNGPPTISSTQTQQALHGEKGQIKCFIRSTPPPDRIAWSWKETVLESGTSGRYTVETVNTEEGVISTLTMSNIVPADFQTIYNCTAWNSFGSDTEIIRLKEQGASQESIPVAVIIGVAVGAFVAFIVLLGTIGAFCCTRSQRNKPTCPLRYFRCPYRASEDAHLVMSSVPVSICAHQREHASKNNTENLKGVVSAKNDIRVEIVHKEHNTARENEEHATIKQLMIERGEFQQESVLKQLEVLPEEEKEYQHIKDPTNGYYSVNTFKEHHSTPTITLAGNQTTEMRNVNSATTGKQRVPTGMSFTNIYSTLGAGPNRLYDYSQRFVLGVGSSSIELCEREFQRGSLSDSSSFLDTQCDSGISSYCKQDSYVQFDKDSKTSASSSSHYSQSSSQNSDLTRPLQKRMQTHV
- the LOC111849938 gene encoding kin of IRRE-like protein 3 isoform X7 — its product is MAPWLFLFFCFVGHGGLAMFSQQPQDLVVVAGQPVTLPCSIPGYHGVVLWIKDGLALGVGRDLSGYPRYSVIGDHGSGEHHLRIQRVELMDDAVFECQAIQAAMRSRPARLTVLVPPEDPVISGGPVVSLRAGDPLNLTCHADNAKPAASIIWIRNGEVLNGAMYSKTLRDGRRESTISTLYISAANIESGQQIICRASNKAVPNGKETSVTIDIQHLPLVNLTVEPQPILEGNIVKFHCAAKANPPVMQYRWAKGGSVIKEVTGDIYEVIVDHTFFTEPVSCEVTNPLGITNVSRCVDVYFGPRLAAEPQSLQVDQGSDAVFNCAWTGNPSLTIVWMKRGSGVVLSNENILTLKAVRQEDAGKYVCRAVVPRVGAGEKEVSLTVNGPPTISSTQTQQALHGEKGQIKCFIRSTPPPDRIAWSWKETVLESGTSGRYTVETVNTEEGVISTLTMSNIVPADFQTIYNCTAWNSFGSDTEIIRLKEQESIPVAVIIGVAVGAFVAFIVLLGTIGAFCCTRSQRKDAHLVMSSVPVSICAHQREHASKNNTENLKGVVSAKNDIRVEIVHKEHNTARENEEHATIKQLMIERGEFQQESVLKQLEVLPEEEKEYQHIKDPTNGYYSVNTFKEHHSTPTITLAGNQTTEMRNVNSATTGKQRVPTGMSFTNIYSTLGAGPNRLYDYSQRFVLGVGSSSIELCEREFQRGSLSDSSSFLDTQCDSGISSYCKQDSYVQFDKDSKTSASSSSHYSQSSSQNSDLTRPLQKRMQTHV
- the LOC111849938 gene encoding kin of IRRE-like protein 3 isoform X3; this encodes MAPWLFLFFCFVGHGGLAMFSQQPQDLVVVAGQPVTLPCSIPGYHGVVLWIKDGLALGVGRDLSGYPRYSVIGDHGSGEHHLRIQRVELMDDAVFECQAIQAAMRSRPARLTVLVPPEDPVISGGPVVSLRAGDPLNLTCHADNAKPAASIIWIRNGEVLNGAMYSKVGTQTLRDGRRESTISTLYISAANIESGQQIICRASNKAVPNGKETSVTIDIQHLPLVNLTVEPQPILEGNIVKFHCAAKANPPVMQYRWAKGGSVIKEVTGDIYEVIVDHTFFTEPVSCEVTNPLGITNVSRCVDVYFGPRLAAEPQSLQVDQGSDAVFNCAWTGNPSLTIVWMKRGSGVVLSNENILTLKAVRQEDAGKYVCRAVVPRVGAGEKEVSLTVNGPPTISSTQTQQALHGEKGQIKCFIRSTPPPDRIAWSWKETVLESGTSGRYTVETVNTEEGVISTLTMSNIVPADFQTIYNCTAWNSFGSDTEIIRLKEQESIPVAVIIGVAVGAFVAFIVLLGTIGAFCCTRSQRNKPTCPLRYFRCPYRASEDAHLVMSSVPVSICAHQREHASKNNTENLKGVVSAKNDIRVEIVHKEHNTARENEEHATIKQLMIERGEFQQESVLKQLEVLPEEEKEYQHIKDPTNGYYSVNTFKEHHSTPTITLAGNQTTEMRNVNSATTGKQRVPTGMSFTNIYSTLGAGPNRLYDYSQRFVLGVGSSSIELCEREFQRGSLSDSSSFLDTQCDSGISSYCKQDSYVQFDKDSKTSASSSSHYSQSSSQNSDLTRPLQKRMQTHV
- the LOC111849938 gene encoding kin of IRRE-like protein 3 isoform X4, giving the protein MAPWLFLFFCFVGHGGLAMFSQQPQDLVVVAGQPVTLPCSIPGYHGVVLWIKDGLALGVGRDLSGYPRYSVIGDHGSGEHHLRIQRVELMDDAVFECQAIQAAMRSRPARLTVLVPPEDPVISGGPVVSLRAGDPLNLTCHADNAKPAASIIWIRNGEVLNGAMYSKVGTQTLRDGRRESTISTLYISAANIESGQQIICRASNKAVPNGKETSVTIDIQHLPLVNLTVEPQPILEGNIVKFHCAAKANPPVMQYRWAKGGSVIKEVTGDIYEVIVDHTFFTEPVSCEVTNPLGITNVSRCVDVYFGPRLAAEPQSLQVDQGSDAVFNCAWTGNPSLTIVWMKRGSGVVLSNENILTLKAVRQEDAGKYVCRAVVPRVGAGEKEVSLTVNGPPTISSTQTQQALHGEKGQIKCFIRSTPPPDRIAWSWKETVLESGTSGRYTVETVNTEEGVISTLTMSNIVPADFQTIYNCTAWNSFGSDTEIIRLKEQGASQESIPVAVIIGVAVGAFVAFIVLLGTIGAFCCTRSQRKDAHLVMSSVPVSICAHQREHASKNNTENLKGVVSAKNDIRVEIVHKEHNTARENEEHATIKQLMIERGEFQQESVLKQLEVLPEEEKEYQHIKDPTNGYYSVNTFKEHHSTPTITLAGNQTTEMRNVNSATTGKQRVPTGMSFTNIYSTLGAGPNRLYDYSQRFVLGVGSSSIELCEREFQRGSLSDSSSFLDTQCDSGISSYCKQDSYVQFDKDSKTSASSSSHYSQSSSQNSDLTRPLQKRMQTHV
- the LOC111849938 gene encoding kin of IRRE-like protein 3 isoform X1, whose product is MAPWLFLFFCFVGHGGLAMFSQQPQDLVVVAGQPVTLPCSIPGYHGVVLWIKDGLALGVGRDLSGYPRYSVIGDHGSGEHHLRIQRVELMDDAVFECQAIQAAMRSRPARLTVLVPPEDPVISGGPVVSLRAGDPLNLTCHADNAKPAASIIWIRNGEVLNGAMYSKVGTQTLRDGRRESTISTLYISAANIESGQQIICRASNKAVPNGKETSVTIDIQHLPLVNLTVEPQPILEGNIVKFHCAAKANPPVMQYRWAKGGSVIKEVTGDIYEVIVDHTFFTEPVSCEVTNPLGITNVSRCVDVYFGPRLAAEPQSLQVDQGSDAVFNCAWTGNPSLTIVWMKRGSGVVLSNENILTLKAVRQEDAGKYVCRAVVPRVGAGEKEVSLTVNGPPTISSTQTQQALHGEKGQIKCFIRSTPPPDRIAWSWKETVLESGTSGRYTVETVNTEEGVISTLTMSNIVPADFQTIYNCTAWNSFGSDTEIIRLKEQGASQESIPVAVIIGVAVGAFVAFIVLLGTIGAFCCTRSQRNKPTCPLRYFRCPYRASEDAHLVMSSVPVSICAHQREHASKNNTENLKGVVSAKNDIRVEIVHKEHNTARENEEHATIKQLMIERGEFQQESVLKQLEVLPEEEKEYQHIKDPTNGYYSVNTFKEHHSTPTITLAGNQTTEMRNVNSATTGKQRVPTGMSFTNIYSTLGAGPNRLYDYSQRFVLGVGSSSIELCEREFQRGSLSDSSSFLDTQCDSGISSYCKQDSYVQFDKDSKTSASSSSHYSQSSSQNSDLTRPLQKRMQTHV